The DNA sequence CACCGTGGACCTCTGCCGCCCGTCCGACTGCAACAGCCGACAGGCTGCCAAAGTCGGCCGACGGATGTCGGACAGTGAACATCTGACCATAACTACCAACCGAGGCACCCTCGTCGATGAGGAAGGCTCCGGGATATAGTTACATTTTGTGCCTCCAGGCACTCGGGAGTTGGGTATAGATGCGAGGTATCAACCCTCGAACAAGAGAGCTGGTATCTCGCATCATACAACCTGACACTAGTAAAGTACTTATCCCTTACGAGATAAGTTACAGTACTATACCATTAAAATAGCGTAATTCAATGTCCTCGCACTCTAGATCCACACCTGTCTGCATTGCTTATCATATCCGTCTAATCTGTTATGGTTATCGCCGTAATCTGTGAAGCTGTTTGTATATAGAGGATAATTGTTATAATTTAGTAACTGATGGATAGAACTCACTTCCAGACCCTCTTTCGACTACAAAGTCTGCCTGGTGCACAAAACGCCTGTTTTGCTTCACGACGTATCAACGGATACGTCGCGTCGCAAGAACAGGCGTTTTGCACTACCAGGACAGCCTTTTCGACTACAAAAGGGGTCCAGAAGTGAGTTCTGCTAAACTTTTCTTGAACAAACCCACCCTCATTTTGCTGTATGGCTTTCCCGGCGCCGGCAAGACCTTTTTTGCCAGGCAATTATGCGACGATATCAGCGCCGCACATGTACAGGGCGACCGCATTCGGTTTGAGCTGTTTGACCAGCCCCGTTATGACCGTCAAGAGAACGAAATCGTAAACCATCTCATGGAATACATGGCCGAAGAGTTCCTGAACGCTGGTATCAGCGTAGTGTATGACATGAACGCCTCACGCTTGTCACAGCGCCGAGCTCTGCGCGACCTAGCCCGTCGGGTTAAGGCGCAGCCCGTTCTTATATGGATGCAAGTAGACGTCGAGAGCGCCTTTGCCCGCAGCAGCAAGCGTGACCGCCGCAAAGCAGACGACAAGTTTGCCATGCCGCTCGATCGCAGCACCTACGAATCCATCGCCGGACAGATGCAAAATCCAGAGATGACCGAGGACTTCATGGTTATCAGCGGCAAGCACACCTATCATACGCAGCGCAGCGCGGTTATGAAGAAGCTCTACGACATCGGACTTGTCAGTCCCGACAACGCCAACACCAAGATGGTCAAGCCCGGCTTGGTCAACCTGGTGCCCAACCCTATGGGTGGCCGCGTTGATCAGTCCCGTCGAAATATTGTTATTAGATAGGCAAAACTATGGCAGTAAAAGTTGTGACCATACCAGATTTGGGGACGGTGCATTTATACAAACGT is a window from the Verrucomicrobiia bacterium genome containing:
- a CDS encoding AAA family ATPase — protein: MSSAKLFLNKPTLILLYGFPGAGKTFFARQLCDDISAAHVQGDRIRFELFDQPRYDRQENEIVNHLMEYMAEEFLNAGISVVYDMNASRLSQRRALRDLARRVKAQPVLIWMQVDVESAFARSSKRDRRKADDKFAMPLDRSTYESIAGQMQNPEMTEDFMVISGKHTYHTQRSAVMKKLYDIGLVSPDNANTKMVKPGLVNLVPNPMGGRVDQSRRNIVIR